Proteins encoded by one window of Planktothrix tepida PCC 9214:
- a CDS encoding mechanosensitive ion channel family protein: MYNQPDLTFIFDQITKLLIFLARSPVQIQLGMILISILLSHGLSYWVRQKIQQQFKQLTITLNKALKEETTLPLYWCGLCLIPDLVGRGFNLIILTLVRNLLTTQGWISGLLSTAIQLLWVYLFYRVFSIGLCLFVPIHRVKEYKFYFFRPIFILYVLREILSLFLDVNQLMQVEVINLFNSPITLGAIFISTVGLYFWIVAVSILQYVILQIFVDKTELDSGAFHASLILIRYFLIGLGIVIVIGYIGFNPTAFAAITGGLSVGIGFGLKEIFSDLISGILLLFEGSLRPGDIIEIGGESSEVKKVSIRATTVQVMKDNSEKIIPNQLLFTQELKTMTGSDRRVRKSLIVGASYDCNPQQVIDILLKIVDEHPEVLNDPAPSVNLINFGESSLDFEIAVWLATPIGGKRIMSEISCEIWKTFAENNIEIPYPQRDLHIRSDIRNEDSLKT, encoded by the coding sequence ATGTATAATCAACCCGATTTAACATTTATTTTTGATCAAATTACTAAACTCTTGATTTTTTTGGCTCGTTCTCCAGTGCAGATTCAATTGGGGATGATTTTGATCTCAATTTTATTGAGTCATGGCTTATCCTATTGGGTAAGACAAAAAATTCAACAGCAATTTAAACAACTGACAATTACTCTAAATAAAGCTCTAAAAGAAGAAACAACATTACCTCTTTATTGGTGTGGATTATGCTTGATTCCCGATCTGGTTGGCAGGGGATTTAACTTAATTATATTAACTTTAGTTCGGAATTTATTAACGACTCAAGGATGGATATCAGGACTCCTAAGTACCGCCATCCAGCTTTTATGGGTTTATCTATTCTATCGGGTCTTTTCAATCGGATTATGTTTATTTGTTCCCATTCACCGGGTTAAAGAGTACAAATTCTATTTTTTTAGACCGATATTTATTTTATATGTTTTGAGAGAAATTTTAAGTTTATTTTTAGATGTCAATCAACTGATGCAAGTTGAGGTGATCAATTTATTTAACAGTCCCATCACCCTAGGAGCAATTTTTATCAGTACAGTGGGGTTATATTTTTGGATAGTAGCTGTGAGTATTTTACAATATGTGATTCTGCAAATTTTTGTTGATAAAACAGAACTAGATTCAGGTGCATTTCATGCTTCTTTGATTTTAATTCGTTATTTTTTAATCGGTTTAGGGATAGTGATTGTAATTGGATATATTGGGTTTAATCCCACAGCTTTTGCTGCAATTACAGGGGGATTATCCGTTGGTATTGGCTTTGGCTTAAAAGAGATTTTTAGTGATTTAATTAGTGGAATCCTATTACTGTTTGAAGGCTCGTTACGACCCGGAGATATTATTGAAATTGGAGGAGAGTCCAGTGAAGTCAAAAAAGTCAGTATCCGCGCCACAACGGTACAAGTGATGAAAGATAATTCAGAAAAAATTATTCCCAATCAACTGTTATTTACTCAGGAACTCAAAACGATGACAGGTAGTGATCGGCGAGTACGAAAGTCTTTAATTGTGGGAGCGAGTTATGATTGTAATCCTCAACAAGTGATCGATATTTTATTAAAAATTGTTGATGAACATCCTGAAGTTTTAAATGATCCGGCTCCTTCAGTGAATTTGATTAATTTTGGAGAATCTAGTTTGGATTTTGAGATTGCTGTTTGGTTAGCAACTCCCATCGGAGGTAAACGAATTATGAGTGAAATTTCTTGTGAAATTTGGAAAACTTTTGCTGAGAACAATATTGAAATTCCTTATCCTCAACGGGATTTACATATTCGGAGTGATATTAGAAACGAAGATTCCTTAAAAACCTAG
- a CDS encoding sensor histidine kinase, whose protein sequence is MGQKLRQSRELQRGVLIAIVGVIAVGLIAYFAQSFPVFTAFIPIVSVLVALFSSVMALIYYQNLQQLKLEKVALEALLQTTKEKFQVEKADLEQKLKITLDKYRSVEAKNKVLQEMNHRKDEFLRQTSHELRTPMNGIIGSLQLLLDDLCDDRDEERELLEQAHDSSLHLLTLINQVLDLARIEEGRVSFDIKTIDLHASLTAAIYLQFSNIRQKGLRLYKQDYSHRIKVKADPTKLKQVLINIIGNAIKFTDRGSISISTEVRSIVQSDTQESEEMAVITVKDTGIGISPQIQEKLFQPFVVEDESRLHALGSTGLGLVISRNLVEMMGGKIQLVSPGKNQGTIVEIFLPLSDGETNSSDFTD, encoded by the coding sequence ATGGGTCAAAAGCTCAGACAATCCAGGGAACTACAGCGAGGAGTGCTAATTGCTATAGTCGGTGTGATAGCAGTGGGACTTATTGCTTATTTTGCTCAAAGTTTTCCAGTCTTCACAGCATTCATACCGATTGTTTCGGTGTTAGTGGCTTTGTTTAGTTCTGTAATGGCGTTGATTTATTATCAAAATCTGCAACAGTTAAAACTGGAAAAAGTTGCTTTAGAGGCGTTATTACAAACCACGAAAGAAAAGTTTCAGGTTGAAAAAGCAGATCTCGAACAAAAACTTAAAATAACCTTGGATAAATATCGTTCTGTTGAAGCTAAAAATAAAGTTTTGCAGGAGATGAATCATCGAAAGGATGAGTTTTTGAGGCAAACCTCCCATGAGTTAAGAACGCCGATGAATGGGATTATTGGTTCCTTACAACTGTTATTAGATGATTTATGTGATGATCGAGATGAAGAACGAGAGCTTTTAGAACAAGCTCATGATTCTTCTCTCCATCTCTTAACATTAATTAATCAAGTTTTAGACTTAGCTCGAATTGAAGAAGGTCGAGTTTCCTTTGATATTAAAACCATTGATTTACACGCCAGTTTAACAGCCGCTATTTATCTACAATTTTCTAATATTCGTCAAAAGGGATTACGCCTCTATAAACAAGACTATTCTCACCGGATTAAAGTTAAAGCAGACCCGACAAAACTCAAACAAGTTTTAATCAATATTATTGGGAATGCTATTAAGTTTACAGATCGAGGGAGTATTTCGATTAGCACAGAAGTTCGCTCTATTGTTCAGAGTGATACTCAAGAGAGTGAAGAAATGGCAGTCATTACTGTTAAAGATACTGGAATTGGAATTTCCCCTCAAATTCAAGAAAAACTATTTCAACCGTTTGTCGTTGAAGATGAATCCCGACTCCATGCGTTAGGAAGTACAGGACTAGGATTAGTCATTTCCAGAAATTTAGTAGAAATGATGGGAGGTAAAATCCAATTAGTCAGTCCCGGAAAAAATCAAGGAACTATTGTTGAGATCTTTTTACCCTTAAGTGATGGAGAAACCAATAGTTCAGATTTTACCGATTAA
- a CDS encoding glycosyltransferase: MVFHSLHACDFVGEFNKKLKQKYCFTCQYGYLLKENKWEENFRQAFKPYIDAPGIIAASHETKEFFLNKGYSGFMRMQPNGIDTQKINFKERGNNKAICLGWIQPRKRQRLLAEIVEGKLSLDFVGPLDDPDFQEGNTTQYLGIWSLQQVYTHLTDYNCLVLISDGEVAPLVILEALAAGLCVVISESASANLHKKEFIKVLPDDILTNVTPENQEIVTEAIQEMIEKNQEYRQEIVEYVKDNFDFSRLIKNYIRIIDEFTSFYY; this comes from the coding sequence TTGGTTTTTCATTCCTTACACGCTTGCGATTTTGTTGGTGAATTCAATAAAAAACTGAAACAGAAATATTGTTTTACCTGCCAATATGGTTATTTGTTGAAAGAAAATAAATGGGAGGAAAACTTTCGACAAGCTTTTAAACCTTATATAGATGCGCCAGGTATAATTGCTGCTTCTCATGAAACAAAAGAGTTTTTCCTAAACAAAGGATACTCTGGGTTTATGAGAATGCAACCGAATGGTATTGATACACAGAAAATTAATTTTAAGGAAAGAGGCAATAATAAAGCCATTTGTTTAGGTTGGATTCAACCCAGAAAGCGGCAGAGATTATTGGCAGAAATTGTAGAGGGAAAGTTATCCTTAGATTTTGTTGGCCCCTTGGATGATCCTGATTTTCAAGAAGGGAACACAACTCAATATTTAGGAATTTGGAGTTTACAACAGGTGTATACCCATCTCACTGATTATAATTGTTTAGTTCTTATTAGTGATGGAGAAGTTGCCCCTTTAGTTATCCTTGAAGCTTTAGCAGCAGGCTTATGTGTGGTTATTTCTGAATCAGCGAGTGCTAATTTACACAAAAAAGAATTTATTAAAGTTTTACCTGATGACATTCTAACGAATGTGACCCCAGAAAATCAGGAAATTGTCACGGAAGCCATTCAGGAAATGATCGAAAAAAATCAAGAGTATCGTCAAGAAATTGTAGAATATGTCAAAGACAACTTTGATTTTAGTCGCCTGATTAAAAACTATATTAGAATCATTGACGAATTTACCAGTTTTTACTATTAA
- a CDS encoding class I SAM-dependent methyltransferase, with the protein MNKETVEFIDRDLLAEGDYVSPGLEIIKPDQCFPNMIVQDTSASDWPYLRRDIPHNWYVDQREKSVGFLNRDEAHILYNTALKFRGKRALEIGCWYGWSACHLALAGVELDVIDPLLAKPDIYDSVAHSLQSAGVLESVNLVSGYSPDAVAELAEQQQRK; encoded by the coding sequence ATGAATAAAGAAACCGTAGAATTTATTGATAGAGACTTGTTAGCAGAGGGCGATTATGTTTCACCTGGTTTGGAAATCATCAAACCTGATCAATGTTTTCCCAATATGATTGTTCAAGATACCAGTGCATCGGATTGGCCCTATCTCAGACGGGATATTCCCCATAACTGGTATGTAGATCAAAGAGAGAAATCTGTGGGATTTCTCAATCGAGATGAAGCCCATATTCTTTATAATACCGCCCTAAAATTTAGAGGTAAAAGAGCCTTAGAAATTGGCTGTTGGTATGGTTGGTCAGCTTGTCATCTGGCGTTGGCCGGAGTCGAATTAGACGTGATTGATCCGCTCTTAGCCAAACCTGATATTTATGATAGTGTTGCTCATTCTTTGCAATCGGCGGGTGTGCTTGAAAGCGTTAATTTAGTCAGTGGTTATAGTCCTGACGCAGTAGCGGAGTTAGCCGAACAACAACAGCGTAAGTGA
- the acnB gene encoding bifunctional aconitate hydratase 2/2-methylisocitrate dehydratase, with product MLEAYRQHAEERAQLGIPPLPLNAQQTAELCELLKNPPEEEKEFLMTLLRDRIPPGVDEAAYVKAAFLTAIAKNEITSPLISHQGAVSLLGTMVGGYNVQSLIDLLQVRDESIASAAANALSKTLLVFDAFNDVLHLSEVNPFAKQVIDAWAEADWFIGRPQLPKTITVTVFKVPGETNTDDLSPAPHATTRPDIPLHALVMLESRMPGGLETIAELKKKGHPVAYVGDVVGTGSSRKSAINSVLWHIGNDIPYVPNKRAGGYILGGKIAPIFFNTAEDSGALPIECDVSKLNTGDVITIHPYNGEITNEAGEVISTFTLKPDTILDEVRAGGRIPLLIGRSLTDKTRAALGLEPSTLFVRPSLPEDTGKGFTLAQKMVGKACGLPGVRPGTSCEPLMTTVGSQDTTGPMTRDELKELACLGFSADLVMQSFCHTAAYPKPVDIKTHKELPDFFATRGGVALKPGDGIIHSWLNRMLLPDTVGTGGDSHTRFPLGISFPAGSGLVAFASALGVMPLDMPESVLVKFTGELQPGVTLRDIVNAIPWVAMQQGKLTIGKENKINVFNGRIMEMEGLPDLKVEQAFELTDATAERSCSGSTIKLSEETVAEYLRSNVVLMKNMIARGYQDAPTLLRRIAKMEAWLANPSLMSADANAEYVDTLEVNLSEIKEPIVAAPNDPDNVKLMSECVGDKVDEVFIGSCMTNIGHYRAAAKILEGAGTVKGRLWICPPTRMDEQQLREEGVYGIFAAAGARTEMPGCSLCMGNQARVEDNATVFSTSTRNFNNRMGKGARVYLGSAELAAVCALLGKIPTVEEYMDIVAQKVDPFKGDLYRYLNFDQIENFEDFGRVIPVDQMPKLEEVLV from the coding sequence ATGCTAGAAGCATATCGTCAACACGCAGAAGAACGCGCTCAATTAGGCATTCCCCCCCTACCCCTCAACGCCCAACAAACCGCCGAACTCTGCGAACTCTTGAAAAACCCGCCAGAAGAAGAGAAAGAATTCTTGATGACCTTGCTGAGAGACCGTATCCCTCCCGGTGTCGATGAAGCCGCTTATGTCAAAGCTGCCTTTTTAACCGCTATTGCCAAAAACGAAATCACCAGCCCCCTGATTTCCCATCAAGGCGCTGTTTCTCTTTTGGGTACAATGGTGGGAGGCTATAACGTCCAATCCCTGATAGACTTACTCCAAGTTCGGGATGAAAGTATTGCTTCGGCGGCTGCTAATGCCCTCAGTAAGACGTTGTTAGTCTTCGACGCCTTCAACGATGTTCTGCATTTATCGGAAGTTAATCCTTTTGCTAAACAAGTCATTGACGCTTGGGCAGAAGCCGACTGGTTTATTGGACGTCCGCAACTCCCCAAAACCATTACCGTGACTGTCTTTAAAGTTCCTGGGGAAACCAACACCGATGACCTGTCCCCCGCACCCCACGCCACAACTCGCCCCGATATTCCCTTACACGCCTTAGTAATGTTAGAAAGTCGGATGCCCGGAGGGTTAGAAACCATAGCCGAACTGAAGAAAAAAGGGCATCCCGTCGCCTATGTCGGAGACGTTGTTGGCACAGGTTCTTCTCGGAAATCAGCGATTAACTCCGTGTTGTGGCATATTGGTAACGATATTCCCTACGTTCCCAATAAACGCGCTGGGGGCTATATTCTAGGGGGAAAAATTGCCCCGATTTTCTTTAATACGGCCGAAGATTCCGGCGCCCTCCCCATCGAATGTGATGTTAGTAAACTGAATACTGGGGATGTGATCACCATTCATCCCTACAACGGTGAAATTACCAACGAAGCGGGAGAAGTGATTTCCACCTTTACCCTGAAACCCGATACGATTTTAGATGAAGTGCGGGCTGGAGGTCGCATTCCTCTATTAATTGGTCGTAGCTTAACGGATAAAACCCGTGCCGCCTTGGGACTCGAACCCAGCACCTTGTTTGTGCGTCCTTCCCTGCCGGAAGACACCGGAAAAGGCTTTACCCTCGCCCAAAAAATGGTCGGAAAAGCCTGCGGGTTGCCCGGAGTCCGTCCAGGGACATCCTGCGAACCGTTGATGACCACCGTAGGTTCTCAGGATACCACTGGCCCGATGACCAGGGATGAACTGAAAGAACTTGCCTGTTTAGGGTTTTCGGCTGATTTAGTCATGCAGAGTTTCTGTCACACCGCAGCATACCCGAAGCCCGTTGATATTAAAACCCATAAAGAATTACCCGACTTTTTCGCGACTCGTGGGGGGGTTGCCTTAAAGCCTGGAGATGGAATTATTCACTCTTGGTTAAATCGGATGTTGTTACCGGATACCGTCGGTACAGGGGGCGACTCTCACACCCGTTTCCCCCTCGGTATTTCCTTCCCCGCCGGGTCAGGTTTAGTGGCTTTTGCCTCCGCTTTAGGAGTCATGCCCTTAGATATGCCAGAATCGGTGTTAGTTAAGTTTACCGGAGAATTACAACCCGGAGTCACCTTACGGGATATTGTTAACGCCATTCCCTGGGTCGCCATGCAACAAGGTAAGCTCACCATTGGAAAAGAGAACAAAATCAACGTTTTCAACGGTCGCATCATGGAAATGGAAGGTTTGCCGGATTTAAAGGTGGAACAAGCCTTTGAATTAACCGATGCCACGGCTGAACGTTCCTGTTCTGGAAGTACGATTAAACTCAGTGAAGAAACCGTCGCGGAATACTTGCGTTCTAACGTCGTGTTAATGAAAAATATGATAGCACGGGGTTATCAAGATGCTCCTACCTTGTTACGGCGGATTGCTAAGATGGAAGCATGGTTGGCTAATCCGAGTTTAATGTCTGCGGATGCCAATGCGGAATATGTGGATACCCTGGAAGTGAATTTAAGCGAGATTAAAGAACCGATTGTTGCCGCGCCTAATGACCCGGATAACGTTAAATTAATGAGTGAATGTGTCGGGGATAAAGTAGATGAGGTGTTTATTGGTTCTTGTATGACCAATATTGGACATTATCGGGCGGCGGCTAAGATTTTAGAAGGTGCGGGTACGGTTAAAGGCCGTTTATGGATTTGTCCCCCGACTCGCATGGATGAACAACAACTCCGAGAAGAAGGGGTTTATGGCATCTTTGCCGCCGCAGGTGCAAGGACAGAAATGCCCGGATGTTCCCTGTGTATGGGTAATCAAGCCCGTGTCGAGGATAATGCTACGGTGTTCTCGACTTCGACCCGTAATTTTAATAATCGCATGGGTAAAGGTGCAAGGGTCTATCTCGGTTCTGCGGAATTGGCGGCGGTTTGTGCCCTATTAGGTAAGATTCCGACCGTTGAGGAATATATGGATATTGTGGCGCAAAAAGTTGATCCATTTAAAGGTGATTTATACCGTTATCTCAATTTTGATCAAATTGAGAATTTTGAGGATTTCGGACGGGTGATTCCTGTGGATCAGATGCCTAAATTAGAGGAGGTTTTGGTTTAG
- a CDS encoding DUF6972 family protein, protein MAGIEISIQFDTRHLAKHLPNTPQMQRLLRKGLAAHVFKDSETLYRVAQAIIERGEYTGKVRKYDRYGLYFSELIGYRISPDGTRQPLYYGEIKIDEYNQYHIIPRTQPSTE, encoded by the coding sequence ATGGCTGGTATTGAGATCTCAATTCAATTTGATACACGACATCTCGCTAAACATTTGCCCAATACCCCCCAAATGCAAAGACTTTTAAGAAAAGGACTTGCAGCCCATGTTTTTAAAGATAGCGAAACGTTATATCGAGTGGCTCAAGCTATTATAGAGAGAGGAGAATATACGGGTAAAGTCAGGAAATATGATCGATATGGCTTGTATTTTAGCGAGCTTATTGGTTATCGAATTAGTCCTGATGGTACAAGGCAACCCCTTTATTATGGAGAAATAAAAATAGATGAATATAACCAATATCACATTATCCCAAGAACTCAACCCAGTACAGAATAA
- a CDS encoding TylF/MycF/NovP-related O-methyltransferase, with amino-acid sequence MEDIPGNFVECGSCKGGSGALLAWVIKRYSRRPRLLYAFDTFEGMPEPTTVDIHEGIPANLTGAGVGALKAPMAENIQLICQKLEIQDIVIPVKGLFAQTLPQYQSKIGNIAFLHADGDWYESTMDIFNTLYDQVVPHGKIQVDDYGYWDGCKKALHDFEQSRQEQFNLHLIDYTAVWFTKGEQ; translated from the coding sequence TTGGAAGATATTCCGGGTAACTTTGTGGAATGTGGAAGCTGCAAAGGGGGATCAGGTGCGTTGTTAGCTTGGGTGATTAAACGTTACAGTCGCCGCCCCCGTTTACTTTATGCCTTTGATACCTTTGAAGGAATGCCCGAACCCACAACCGTTGATATTCACGAAGGAATACCCGCCAACCTTACTGGGGCTGGAGTGGGCGCTTTAAAAGCACCAATGGCAGAAAATATCCAATTAATTTGTCAAAAATTAGAGATTCAAGATATTGTGATTCCTGTTAAGGGGTTATTTGCTCAAACCTTGCCCCAATATCAGTCTAAAATTGGGAATATTGCTTTTTTGCACGCAGATGGAGACTGGTATGAATCCACAATGGATATTTTTAATACCCTCTACGATCAGGTCGTTCCTCATGGTAAAATTCAGGTAGATGATTATGGGTATTGGGACGGCTGCAAGAAAGCCTTACATGATTTTGAACAGTCAAGACAAGAACAATTTAACTTACACTTGATTGATTACACAGCCGTCTGGTTTACAAAAGGTGAACAGTAA
- a CDS encoding type II toxin-antitoxin system RelN family antitoxin: MQAFEVMGTVDENGQLILDHQLDINTPSRVKVIVLVSPQDESKSDPDDTPVQEIKASLRRALHEMKTGQTIPLEKMWERIDAE, encoded by the coding sequence ATGCAAGCATTTGAAGTCATGGGAACAGTGGATGAAAACGGGCAATTAATTTTAGATCATCAACTTGATATTAATACACCGAGTCGGGTGAAAGTAATTGTTTTAGTTTCTCCCCAGGATGAATCTAAATCTGATCCTGATGATACCCCTGTGCAAGAAATAAAAGCGAGTTTGAGACGAGCGTTACACGAAATGAAAACAGGACAAACAATCCCTTTAGAAAAAATGTGGGAGCGTATTGATGCAGAATAA
- a CDS encoding M28 family peptidase, whose translation MQFHLKTQLTQHLQQMIRERDPYLASEGHFYVREYIRQQLQQWGTVITDEFQQTGRTHQNLILNLPALSKSKDSIILIGAHYDAVPGCPGADDNATGVAVLLELARSIAEHPLKYPVQCVAFDLEEYGFIGSQHYAQRLKQQNKLIRLMLSLEMLGYCNSNPNSQLYPPGLKYFYPNSGDYIALIGNLKTIPDLINMSRGIRQTKTPCEWLPVPNRGMMVPDTRRSDHVPFWDLGYSAIMVTDTANLRNPHYHKSTDTLETLDLDFLTGVCQGLIVGLRRV comes from the coding sequence ATGCAGTTTCATTTAAAAACCCAATTAACTCAACATCTACAACAGATGATTCGGGAACGTGACCCTTACCTAGCTTCGGAGGGTCATTTTTATGTCCGAGAATATATTCGTCAGCAACTCCAACAATGGGGAACTGTAATTACAGATGAGTTTCAACAAACTGGAAGAACCCATCAAAATTTAATTCTAAATTTACCCGCTTTATCAAAATCAAAAGATTCTATTATTCTAATTGGTGCCCATTATGATGCTGTTCCAGGGTGTCCGGGTGCTGATGATAATGCTACTGGCGTTGCGGTTTTATTAGAATTAGCCAGAAGCATTGCGGAACATCCCCTCAAATATCCGGTTCAGTGTGTGGCGTTTGATTTAGAAGAATATGGTTTTATTGGGAGTCAACATTATGCTCAACGTTTAAAACAGCAAAACAAACTCATTCGTTTGATGCTCTCGTTGGAAATGTTAGGGTATTGTAATTCTAACCCGAATTCTCAACTTTATCCCCCTGGATTAAAATATTTTTATCCGAATTCTGGCGATTATATTGCGTTAATTGGCAATTTAAAAACAATTCCTGATTTAATTAATATGAGTCGCGGAATTCGCCAAACCAAAACGCCTTGTGAATGGCTTCCGGTTCCCAACCGAGGAATGATGGTTCCTGATACCCGACGCAGTGATCATGTTCCCTTTTGGGATTTAGGATATTCAGCAATTATGGTGACAGATACAGCAAATTTAAGAAATCCCCATTATCACAAATCTACAGATACCCTAGAAACTTTAGATTTAGATTTTCTCACGGGAGTTTGTCAAGGTTTAATTGTTGGTTTACGGCGGGTTTAA
- a CDS encoding putative sugar O-methyltransferase, translating into MDCKDMVFKTSLSDNGNYPELCLQASLDNATFRDFRRNEIYNITLEHDSFEQGLEYLEVTQKSGSNVLSKIHEFIKNDQIGNPRVFDYEAIGKIAPTTLRYIKILSDLESEFGTLDNYNICEIGVGYGGLCRIISSYFHVKSYTLVDLKPVLLLAQRYLDHFPLNTTLIYKTMNELRKDNYDLVISNYAFTEIRREVQQMYLEKVLLSAKRGYITYNEINPEDFNSYTKEELIEILPQIRVKPEVGILHPKDCTLVW; encoded by the coding sequence ATGGATTGCAAAGATATGGTTTTTAAAACTAGCCTGAGTGACAATGGTAACTATCCTGAATTATGTCTGCAAGCCAGTTTAGATAATGCCACATTCCGAGATTTTCGTCGAAATGAAATATACAATATTACCTTAGAACACGACTCATTTGAGCAAGGTCTAGAGTATCTTGAAGTCACCCAAAAATCTGGATCTAATGTCTTGAGTAAAATTCATGAATTTATCAAAAATGATCAAATTGGAAATCCTAGAGTTTTTGATTACGAAGCCATTGGTAAAATCGCACCAACAACCCTGCGATACATAAAAATCCTGTCTGATTTGGAATCGGAATTCGGAACTTTAGACAACTACAATATATGTGAAATTGGAGTGGGTTATGGAGGTCTGTGCAGAATTATCAGTAGTTATTTTCATGTTAAAAGCTATACATTAGTTGACTTGAAACCTGTTCTCCTACTCGCGCAACGGTATTTAGATCATTTCCCATTAAACACGACGCTGATCTATAAGACTATGAATGAATTACGCAAAGACAATTATGATCTTGTGATTAGCAATTATGCCTTTACGGAGATTAGACGAGAAGTACAACAAATGTATTTAGAAAAAGTGCTTTTGTCTGCTAAAAGAGGCTATATTACATACAATGAAATTAACCCAGAAGATTTTAATTCTTACACAAAAGAAGAGTTGATTGAAATCCTGCCCCAAATCAGAGTCAAGCCCGAAGTTGGCATCTTACACCCTAAAGATTGTACTTTGGTTTGGTAA
- the scpB gene encoding SMC-Scp complex subunit ScpB, whose protein sequence is MSLVAKIEAILYLKGQPLSIGGLAELARCDRKEVEEALIQLMSDYAHRDSALEVVETDSGYTLQLREAYMELMHTLVAPELGVGALRTLAAIALNGGITQTDLVELRGSGAYQQVQELVELGFVHKRKQPNARSYWLQVTKKFHQYFQVDQLPKQLSLNFAEDLPLDLPLDSTVQ, encoded by the coding sequence ATGAGTTTAGTGGCGAAAATTGAAGCAATTTTGTACTTAAAAGGTCAACCCCTTTCCATTGGAGGACTAGCAGAATTAGCCCGGTGCGATCGCAAAGAAGTTGAAGAAGCATTAATTCAACTCATGTCTGACTATGCCCATCGAGATAGTGCTTTAGAAGTGGTAGAAACCGACTCTGGATATACCTTGCAACTCCGAGAAGCCTATATGGAGTTAATGCACACCTTAGTCGCCCCAGAGTTAGGAGTAGGGGCCTTAAGAACCTTAGCGGCGATCGCCCTGAATGGAGGGATTACGCAAACGGATTTAGTTGAATTAAGAGGATCAGGAGCCTATCAACAGGTTCAGGAATTGGTGGAATTGGGATTTGTTCACAAACGCAAACAACCCAACGCCCGCTCCTATTGGCTACAAGTTACGAAAAAATTTCATCAGTATTTCCAGGTCGATCAGCTTCCCAAGCAATTATCTTTGAATTTTGCCGAGGATTTACCCCTGGATTTACCCCTAGATTCGACCGTGCAGTAG
- a CDS encoding type 1 glutamine amidotransferase domain-containing protein — MSKKILVVLTSVEKYPTLKRATGLWLGEAVHFVKKVEEAGYEVDYVSPKGGYTPIDPHSLEMADPIDWEWYQKKEFMNRLGATLKPSEVNPDDYVAIYYAGGHGVIWDFPDNEVLQSISQKIYEKGGFVSSVCHGAIGLLNIKLSSGSLLIKDKEVTGFSNEEEKLAGLDQLVPFLTETELVARGAIYKKADEPWAAFAIEDQRLITGQNPASGVAVADLLIAALK, encoded by the coding sequence ATGAGTAAGAAAATACTTGTCGTTCTAACCAGTGTTGAAAAGTATCCAACCCTGAAACGAGCAACGGGTCTGTGGCTTGGAGAGGCTGTTCACTTTGTTAAGAAAGTTGAAGAAGCTGGCTATGAAGTTGATTACGTTAGCCCCAAGGGAGGATATACACCGATTGATCCCCACAGTCTGGAAATGGCAGATCCCATTGATTGGGAATGGTATCAGAAGAAAGAATTTATGAATCGTCTTGGGGCTACTCTCAAACCCAGTGAAGTGAATCCAGATGATTATGTTGCGATTTATTACGCGGGTGGTCATGGTGTGATCTGGGATTTTCCTGATAATGAGGTACTACAATCCATCAGTCAAAAAATTTATGAAAAGGGTGGTTTTGTCTCTTCGGTCTGTCATGGTGCCATAGGCTTGCTGAATATCAAATTGTCAAGTGGATCATTGCTGATTAAAGATAAAGAAGTCACTGGTTTTTCCAATGAGGAAGAGAAACTGGCGGGACTGGATCAATTGGTTCCTTTCCTAACAGAAACTGAATTAGTAGCACGAGGGGCTATTTACAAAAAAGCAGATGAGCCTTGGGCTGCTTTTGCTATTGAAGATCAGAGACTCATTACTGGGCAAAATCCAGCATCGGGTGTGGCTGTCGCTGATTTACTGATTGCAGCCTTAAAATAG